Proteins co-encoded in one Rattus rattus isolate New Zealand chromosome 5, Rrattus_CSIRO_v1, whole genome shotgun sequence genomic window:
- the LOC116900385 gene encoding olfactory receptor 5D14-like translates to MVPMERNVSVEIIFVLVGFTDYPELQIPLFLVFLFMYIITVVGNLGMIVLINIDPKFHTPMYFFLSHLSFVDVCYPTIIMPKLLENLILADKTILYFSCMLQYFLSCVAVVAESYLLAVMAYDRFVAICNPLLYTVAMSQRLCILLVTGSYIWSTLATLILLCYALQLKFSRFNVINHFFCEYTALIAVSSSDIHIPSLLLFCFATFNEVSTLLIILTSYVFIFVTVLKIKSASGRCKAFSTCASHLTAITIFHGTILSLYCVPNPQNSRNAVKVASVFYAVVNPLLNPLIYSLRNKDVKEVLQKVVSTSLKFPFH, encoded by the coding sequence ATGGTGCCAATGGAAAGAAATGTGAGTGTGGAGATTATCTTTGTCCTGGTGGGTTTCACAGACTACCCTGAGCTTCAGATCCCCCTCTTCCTAGTCTTTCTCTTCATGTACATCATCACTGTAGTAGGGAACCTTGGGATGATAGTGCTCATCAATATCGACCCCAAGTTCCACactcccatgtactttttccttaGCCACCTTTCCTTTGTTGATGTCTGTTATCCAACAATTATCATGCCCAAGCTGCTTGAGAACTTGATCCTGGCTGATAAAACTATACTCTATTTCAGCTGCATGTTGCAGTACTTCCTGTCCTGTGTGGCTGTGGTGGCTGAGTCCTACTTGTTAGCAGTTATGGCCTATGACCGTTTTGTGGCCATCTGTAATCCCTTGCTGTATACTGTGGCCATGTCACAGAGGCTGTGCATCCTGCTTGTGACAGGATCATATATCTGGAGCACATTGGCCACCTTGATTCTCCTCTGCTATGCTCTGCAGCTAAAGTTCTCAAGATTTAATGTGATCAACCACTTCTTCTGTGAATATACTGCCCTCATTGCTGTCTCTAGTTCTGATATACACATCCCCAGCCTGCTACTCTTTTGTTTTGCAACCTTTAATGAAGTGAGTACCCTACTGATCATTCTCACTTCTTATGTGTTcatttttgtgactgtgttaaaAATCAAATCTGCTAGTGGACGTTGCAAAGCCTTCTCTACCTGTGCCTCCCACCTGACTGCCATCACCATTTTTCATGGAACCATACTTTCTCTGTACTGTGTACCTAACCCCCAAAATTCTAGGAATGCAGTCAAAGTGGCCTCTGTCTTTTACGCAGTTGTCAACCCCTTGCTTAACCCTCTTATCTACAGTCTGAGAAACAAGGATGTGAAAGAGGTTTTACAGAAAGTAGTGAGCACTTCATTGAAATTCCCATTTCACTGA